The genome window GAAAAAATATTTAAATGCGGAATAAAGATTAATTTAGATATAAAATTTTCCATTTAATCTCTCTCCGATATGCAATTTGTTACTTTCGATTTATTTAGTTATTCAAAGGGTGAAATTGAAAAATCAAAATTGAATTTTGCACGAGTCGTGCATAATTTGACAAAAAACTAATCAATGTTTGATAGAATTTTATGAAATAAATTATTAACTAGATGCATAATTTATCTAATTTTGTTTCCGTGGAAAGATTACATCCCAAAATAAGCTCATTTTCAGTCTTCAGAATATAAAAATAAAATCAAAATTTGATGAACTTAGATTCTGATTTTTTGCTCTAAAATATCTAAAATAATCTTGATTAAATTACTTGTACATTCAAAACTCTAGAAAAAACAAGAGGTGTTCCATGCTCAAGTTAAATGCAATTCTGATAAGCCTGATATTGTTAGGCACTCCTATTTTTGCCGAAGCAGAAATACAAGAAAAGGTCAATAAACTAAAATTCCAAACTGGAAAAGTTACGATTGGAGACAATCTCGCGACAATCGATGTGCCTAAGGGTTTTAAGTTTTTGGATGCCAAGCAAAGTCAGTTCGTACTGCACGATGTTTGGGGCAATCCAGAAGATGATTCAACATTAGGAATGCTGTTCAAGGCTGATCAATCACCGACGAGTGACAATTTCACTTATGCGATCACTTACGCTTTTTCTGATGAAGGATATGTTAGCGACAGTGATGCAAATGAAATTGATTATGAAGAACTTCTCGAGACAATGAAAGAAGATATCGAAGAAGGCAATTCTTTTCGTAAGAAAGAAGGCTATCCAACACTAAATCTTGTTGGCTGGGCTTCCAAACCTTATTATGACGAAAGCAATAAAAAGCTACATTGGGCAAAAGAAATTAATTTTGAAGGCGATGAAGTTAACACATTAAATTATAATATTCGAATGCTAGGAAGAAAAGGTGTCTTAGTTGCGAATGCGATCGCCACAATAGAATACCTTCCAGAGGTTGAGAAGGATATTCCCGTTATTTTAGAATCAACCGGATTTAATGAAGGTGAAAAATATTCAGATTATAATCCGAGTGTTGATAAAGTAGCAGCATACGGGATTGGGGGATTGATCGCAGGAAAAGTTCTCGCTAAAGCAGGTTTTTTTGCATTGATCGCGAAATTTTGGAAAATCATTGCATTAGGTGGAATTGCAATGCTTGGATTCATTAAGAAATTTTTTTCGGGAAGATCTAACGAATAAGTAAGAAGTATTCTGTATTGAAATATTCTAGAAGCAGAGGGGATTATTGGGTAGTTGGTTTTTTGTCCTAATTGAGAAATAGGATAACGGAAATATTTAATCGTTAGTCGAATTATTTTTGTTATCTTAGTTTTTCTGAATTTGGATTCTTAATGCAAATACCCAATTCATCAAGAATCAGCTTATTGGTTTTGCAAAAGTATCCTTGTGGACATACCAATCCAGTGAGCCCTTGGCATCGGAAATTTATTTCTGTGTTTGGTGGATTGGTGTCAATCGATTTGGTTGGTTCTGATCCAATGAGAGTATTGTGAAGTAAACTCAAGAATATTAAAAGGATGAAAACTGAAAATGTTCTGGGAAGCTTTACTGATATTAACATGTTCTTTGACTTTAACTTTTTACCAAGCTATTTCTTTCGCAAAATTTCCAATTCATCTTCTGTCAATTCACGATACTGTCCTAGATCCAGACTGTCATCTAAAGGAAGATCACCCATTTTCGTTCTCTTTAAGTAGACTACTTCTTTGCCTAAAGCAGTGAACATTCTTCTTATTTGTCGAAATTTTCCTTCACGAATCTGGACTATTGCTTGCGTCTTGTCAAGAATTTCCAATTTAGCTGGAAGGCAAACATATCCTTCATCTAAAGTCACACCTTTTTCGAATGCTAAAATATCTGATTTCTCTAAGTCCTTGTCAACATGTACCAAATAGGTTTTATAAATATGGTGCTTAGGTGATGTGAGATTGTGATTTAACATCCCATCGTTTGTGAGAATTAAAAATCCTTCAGTGTCTTTGTCAAGTCTACCGATTGGAAACAATTTTTTGCCTTGATCTCTTTCGGACAGATAATCCATGATGGTTTTCTCGTTTGGGTCTTCTGTGGCAGTAATGCATCCAGTTGGCTTATTGATCATGTAGTAAACAAATTCTTTCCAGTCCAAAATTTCATCATCGTATTGGAGTTGGTCATCTGGTTTTACTTTAGTTCCTGCATCAGTAACAATATTTCCATTGAGTTTTACTCTCTTATCTCGCAGAAAATATTTCACTTCTTTGCGTGTTCCAATTCCGAGATTGGATAAAATTTTATCAACTCTTTCAGTTTTGTTCATGGTAAGTTTTCCCAATCCAATCTTCTTAAGTTCATTTTCTTTAGTTGTCTTTTCTTGACGATTCCGATTTTATGAAATCAATGCTTATCGAATCTCAATTGCAAGAATTGATCCGTGGATTAGATAAATTTTCCGTCCCCTATCGCAAGGATGTATCTCTTGCTATACTTTCATCTTTCAAAATCGGTGGAGTCTCTCCTCTGATTGTAGAACCGAATCAGGATTCAGAAATTTTTGAAGTCTTAAATTTGTTTCGTCAGCTGGACATTCCGTACCGAGTGCTCGGAGGAGGTTCGAATATTTTGATCTCCGATCATCCTGATGACTTTGTTGTATTTCGTTTGAGTGGAGATTATAAAAACTATGAAATGATAGAGCCTGGAATTTTTGAGATTGGCGGTGCGACGAATACGACTCCGGTTTTTCGGCAGATTTCTCAGAAAGGATTTACGGGTGCGGAATTTTTGAGTACCATTCCTGGTTGGACTGGTGGTGCCGTTATTCAAAACGCAGGTTGTTATGGCGGTGAGTTGCTTGATCTAGTATCGAGAATTGACTTTGTTCGTGATGGTGTAATTCAATCTAAAAAACCCAGTGAGATCGAATATGGATATCGTTTTACAGAATTTCTGAGAGACAAAGATAGTATCATTCTTCGCATTCAGATGCAATTGCAAGCTGGGAACTTGATAGAGATTGAAGAATCCCTAAAAGATAAACGAGACAAAAGAAATTCCTCACAACCTGAGAATAAAAAAAGTGCAGGATCTATATTCAGAAATCCTAAAGTATTAGATGAAGATGGGAAACCGATCAAGGCTTGGCAATTGATTGATCGTGCAGGACTGCGCGGAGTTATTCAAGGTGGCGCACAGATATCGCCTGAGCATTGCAATTTTATCGTGAATCTTGGCGGAGCTAAAGCTGTCGATGTTCATTATCTATCCGAACTTATCATGGAAAAGGTTGAGAAGACCAGCGGAATTTTACTGGAAAGAGAAGTTGAGAATTTCGGAACCATTCCTTAAGAGGGAAGATATGGTTGTACATAGTTCTTCCCAAAATTTACACATACTATTGGATTAACTCAACTTACTTTTTTGCAAGCAAAGACGGTCGATAGTCTTCGGGTGCATTGTATCCCATAAGATTCATGATTGTAGCTGCGATATTTGCAAGACCAGGCATTCCAAATTTTTTATTCAAATTAGGATCAAGCTTATATCTTTTCTTGGGATCATAAAGAGTTAAGTTCACTGGATTTAATGTATGACTAGTCTTTGGAGTAGGCTTACCTGAAGTATCTACTATCGGATTGCCTTTTTTGTCCAATTGGTACATTTCGTCCGCATTTCCATGATCTGCAGTTACTAGCATTACAATTCCTAGACGATCACAAGTTTCTTTCAAGCGAGCAATCTGTTCATCCAATGCTTCCAATGAAGCAATCGTCGCCTTCATATTTCCTGTATGTCCCACCATATCTCCGTTAGGGTAGTTGACTCTATAGAATTTGAATTTACCAGATTCCAGTGCTTTGATTAAAGTATCAGTTATCTCTTCACATTTCATACGTGGAGCTTGATCAA of Leptospira sp. GIMC2001 contains these proteins:
- the murB gene encoding UDP-N-acetylmuramate dehydrogenase, translating into MKSMLIESQLQELIRGLDKFSVPYRKDVSLAILSSFKIGGVSPLIVEPNQDSEIFEVLNLFRQLDIPYRVLGGGSNILISDHPDDFVVFRLSGDYKNYEMIEPGIFEIGGATNTTPVFRQISQKGFTGAEFLSTIPGWTGGAVIQNAGCYGGELLDLVSRIDFVRDGVIQSKKPSEIEYGYRFTEFLRDKDSIILRIQMQLQAGNLIEIEESLKDKRDKRNSSQPENKKSAGSIFRNPKVLDEDGKPIKAWQLIDRAGLRGVIQGGAQISPEHCNFIVNLGGAKAVDVHYLSELIMEKVEKTSGILLEREVENFGTIP
- a CDS encoding pseudouridine synthase, which encodes MNKTERVDKILSNLGIGTRKEVKYFLRDKRVKLNGNIVTDAGTKVKPDDQLQYDDEILDWKEFVYYMINKPTGCITATEDPNEKTIMDYLSERDQGKKLFPIGRLDKDTEGFLILTNDGMLNHNLTSPKHHIYKTYLVHVDKDLEKSDILAFEKGVTLDEGYVCLPAKLEILDKTQAIVQIREGKFRQIRRMFTALGKEVVYLKRTKMGDLPLDDSLDLGQYRELTEDELEILRKK
- a CDS encoding DUF2167 domain-containing protein; this encodes MLKLNAILISLILLGTPIFAEAEIQEKVNKLKFQTGKVTIGDNLATIDVPKGFKFLDAKQSQFVLHDVWGNPEDDSTLGMLFKADQSPTSDNFTYAITYAFSDEGYVSDSDANEIDYEELLETMKEDIEEGNSFRKKEGYPTLNLVGWASKPYYDESNKKLHWAKEINFEGDEVNTLNYNIRMLGRKGVLVANAIATIEYLPEVEKDIPVILESTGFNEGEKYSDYNPSVDKVAAYGIGGLIAGKVLAKAGFFALIAKFWKIIALGGIAMLGFIKKFFSGRSNE